DNA from Candidatus Poribacteria bacterium:
CGAGCTGGATCGACTGAATGCCGAAACCCGTCAACGGCTCAACGAAATTGAAACAGAAGGGCAGGCAAAGATCCAAGCCGCCATTGATGAAGGCAACGCCGAACGGCAGCGAATTCTTGATCAAGCGCGTCAGGAAGCGAGTGCGGAACTTGAACGGGCACGTGCCGAGATCCAACGCGAAAAGGACGAAGCCATCCTCGAACTACGAGGCACTGTTGCAGAGATTGCAATTGATGCTGCAAGCAGAATTATCGATCAGACCCTCGATGCAGAGAAACATCAGCACATCATTGATGAATCCATCAGTCGCCTTCCCACACAGAATGTCTAATATAAAGAAAATACGATGAGAGAAACTCGCATTGCTAAACCT
Protein-coding regions in this window:
- the atpF gene encoding F0F1 ATP synthase subunit B gives rise to the protein MTKLTWFCLLLIINVILIAPTSGFAAEASAEKQGILAQIGIDFQTIILQALGFLVVLLVLWKFVFGRIGGLLEERQQEITSRMEKLEADQSELDRLNAETRQRLNEIETEGQAKIQAAIDEGNAERQRILDQARQEASAELERARAEIQREKDEAILELRGTVAEIAIDAASRIIDQTLDAEKHQHIIDESISRLPTQNV